Within the Piliocolobus tephrosceles isolate RC106 chromosome 15, ASM277652v3, whole genome shotgun sequence genome, the region ATGGAGGAGATAGAGAAAACCCACATACGAAGAATCAAAACAAGTAAACAAGTGACTATGAGTAGGGGAAGTTTTGTTAGATGGGTGATGAAGAAAGGTAGCATTTGAACTGAGAGTTGTATCTTGGAGGTGGATATAGTGGGTGGATATTTCaggtagaagaaaatctaagtgCAAAATTCTTAAGGCATGGGTAGTAAAGGAAGTTCTCTCTTGTCCCCTCTTTGTCTCCTTCCAACCCTCTCCCCATATCTCTGCAGAGGCTCACAGGACACCTGCATGCCCAAGGCACTCCACCTTATGTGATCAACCTGGATCCAGCAGTACATGAAGTTCCCTTTCCTGCCAATATTGGTGAGTAAACTGGTAACATAACTTGTGTGAAGTgctttaaagaaaatggaaaacgccgggcgcagtggttcacccctgtaatcccagcactttgggaggtcgaggcaggtagatgaagaggtcaggagttcaagaccagcctggccaagatggtgaaaccccatctctactaaaaatacaaaaaattagccaggcgcggtggcagatgcctgtaattcccgctattcgggaggctgaggcaggagaattgcttgaacccgggtggcagaggttgtagtgagctaagatagcgccactgcactccagcctgggcaatagagtggaGACTCTGTAAAGCCTCCAGCCTGCCAGTCTTCAGTGCCttctttttccatgttttctaaaCTATctactttcatttcctttggatttgCTTGAGTTCCTAAACagcttaggctttttttttttttttttttttgatacagtctgtcacccaggccagagtgcagtggcgtgattcacagctcactgcagcctcaacatcccaggctcaagtgatcctcccacctcagcctcctaccaccatgctgggctagttttgttttgtttgaagagACAAGacctctccatgttgcccaggctgatcttgaactcctgggctcaagggatcctcctgccttggcctcccaaaattctgggattacgggtgtgagccactgtgcccagcctaattcctttttaaaaatcatgtctgCATTGCCTTTGCATTGCATCTGTCAGTAATAGGCAATTACTAagaagttttttttcccccttgatttTTGCCTCCGTTTTTCTAGGCGTGTTTAACTTCTGTGAAACTTTTCACTTTGTGGAAACAAAACTCTCTACCATAACTTTAGAGCTCCTAGCCCTAACATTCTTCATGAATTACTTGACATTTATTCTTTGTAAGGAAGGAAACCAGTGTGAAAGTGGAGGTGGTAGAAGAGAATGCTGACAAGAGAAGGCTAGAAGGCCAGTTTCACTTTCCTGCTGGTAGGGAATGTGCATGTATAACATTCCagttaattcttttctttctcctcagaTATTCGTGACACTGTAAAGTATAAAGAAGTCATGAAACAGTATCCTTTTCCATCTACTTTGGTCTTGACTCATTCCTGGCTTCGTTTCTGTGTATTTTGTGGCTCGAAAGAgtgtttttgccttttccttgTGAAATATACAAGCAAAAGGATGGAAGCTGATTGTGGGAGAGGTAGGTGATCAGAAATACTATTTCAGCTTGAGATTTTAGTTTTTTTACTGTCTCCCCAGACGGCAAGCTGTTGTTATTAAAGAGCAGAGAGTTTGATAGGATAACTGACAGCTACCTGGGTCCCACAAGGTAGTATTTGGCCTTGGAGGATCATCTGTTGGTTACCACCTCTTTAGactggaaactcagaaatgaGTGGGTTTAGTTGGATTAACTCTTAGTAAATTGCTGTGTGAAATGTGTACTCTGCTTAATTTGTTTATGAGGATCAGAGCCGGAGGTGTTATACAGGTGGCCTTAATGGCCAATGCTAGTGAGCTGTCACTGCCTGATGCACCTGTATTATATTTTGGTcactttgctttcttcattttgccTGGCCATTCCTAAAGTCATAAATGAGTGAGCCAGACCTTGATACTGAATGTTTCCCTGTGTGGTTAAGGTTGTGTGGTAGTCACGGATTAGGTTGCCAGTATTCATTAATGGAACACTAATTTCATAATGCTGTTTGTGTGAATGATAGCCTAGGTGTGAACTTTATAATCTAATCTGTAAGCGATTTCAGTCCTCAACTTGGTGTCTAGATATGGACTTGGACCCAATGGTGGCATAGTGACCTCACTCAATCTCTTTGCTACCAGATTTGATCaggtatgtctgtctttaatatattaatatggcTGTGTAAAAATCTGTGACTCTTAAATTCCTTAGCTTGATCACATTGATAAAGAAAAGcagggccggacgcggtggcttatgcctgtaatcccagcactttgggaggccgaggcgggtggatcacaaggtcaggagatcgagaccatcctggctaacacggtgaaaccccgtctctactaaaaatacaaaaaattagccgggcatggtggtgcgtgcctgtagtcccagctacccgggaggctgaggcaggagaatggcgtgaacccgggaggcggagcttgcagtgagccgagatcgcgccactgcactccaacctgggcgacaaagcaagactccgtctcaaaaaaaaaaaaaaaaagaaaagcaggaaacctgaacataaatatagaaaataagtaGACATTTTGTCAGAGAAGTAGACTATGAGAAGGTGATCAGTATTGTCAGACACTTCACATTTAATATTTGTGACAGCTAATACAAATCTAAAAGACCTGGGTTATTTTCTTGACCTGTTCTTTGCTTGTGGTATTATCCTGAGGCTGGGATGGGGGTATTTGGGAATGGGATGGACTAGCAGTCATGGAATGGAAAGATGATGGGGCATTTTACTTGTGATAAATGTTTGTCATTCTTTAGGTTTTCTTTGTCACCTGTTTCTATAAGAGTGTTTTATAATCATTGGTTTTTTTACTCTGATGTTAAGCCATGAGACAGGCTGTTAACATTTTGACAAGAGATACTACTTGACATTGACAGATCAATGTCTTCCACTTCTCAGGTCCTTGGATTGTGCCCCAAGGTGGTATTGGAGTGCTGCTGATGTGGCTGTGTTGCTTTAGCTCAGTCTGTTTATTCCTTGTTGTCCTAAGATTGCCAACGTTCAGTAGGTGATTGAGAGATTCAGTAGGTGATAGTGCCTGTGAGGTATGCCACCCTGGAGAGGGCTCTGTGATTTTGTGTTGAAATCAGAATTTGTTGTCAttgacatctttttcttttaggtGATGAAATTTATTGAGAAGGCCCAGAACATGTCTAAGTAAGTGATTTCAGTAACACCCATTTATTTCTCTGTAGTTGACGTATTTCTAGGCTTCATGGAGGATCTGGGATACCATCAGCCTCTGAAAGGGTATAGATTGAGATGAAACCATTCCTCCCATTCTTCTTCCTCTGTTCCACACTCACCCCAGCCCTAAGCAACCAGATATTTCCCAAGAGATTTACATTCTGGTTTTGtgtctttcattttaaatgcattgtGTTTCTATAAGTTTCCCCtgttgtcatttgcagcaactcATGGTCTGCTGTTCCTGCCCATTAGTGTGAATACTGGTCACTGAACAAAGTCTAGGGGATCATCATGTGCAGTTTAAGGGCAATATGAGGAAGTTAGGTTTGGCAGTGTGCAGAGGTTATTCAAGTCTTGGATAACCAGATGTTTATTGTCTTATATGATGGAATATCCTTCAGCATAACACAAACATAACACTTCTTTAATGATCTTTCTTGATATAGATATGTGTTGATTGACACACCTGGACAGATTGAGGTATTCACTTGGTCAGCTTCTGGGACAATTATCACTGAGGCCCTTGTGAGTATTCTAGGACTTGCTACTGAGAATAGCTAGAGGGGCTAGACTGGatgagcatttatttttaattgccttGGACTTTATATGGGAGGGAGTTGTAGAAGCTCTGCACACCCTGCCTAAAGTGGTTTCCCCTTGTTAAGGATGGTGGAAAAAGTTTGAGGACAGGTCATAAGCCCTCTGACCAAGGCTTTGATTATTTTGTGGCTTTAGGCATCCTCATTTCCAACAGTTGTCATCTATGTAATGGACACATCGAGAAGTACCAACCCAGTGACCTTCATGTCCAACATGCTCTATGCCTGCAGGTAATTGATTATTGGTGGGGACAGTGTTCCATCAAGGTATAAggcctttttctcttcttctttctctttttttaattttttttaaatctggttgCTTACCCCTGGATTTGTGCTCATTCAGATTTGCTCTTCAGTTGAGTGGCCATGAGTTGGGGAAGGCCATGAGGAGAAAAGAGGCACATGTGCTATTGGCATTCTCTCTCAGTACCCTCTGATCTTCCTCCCTTGTTGTTACAAAAAGGTGATGTATGAATATGAGCTGTCTGATAGTTGTTCCCAGTTGAATAAAATCCAAGTCTAAAGATAATAAAGTCCTCTGGGCCGAgtctgtcatcccaacacttgggaggccaaggtgggaggatcgtttgagcttgggaatttgagaccaggctgggcaacatagcaagactctgtctctataaaaaaatttagaaaaattagccagcatggtggcatgcccctgtagtcccagctacttgggaggctgatgcaggaggattgcttgagctcaggtggttgaggctgtaTTGAGCCAGATTaggccactccactccagcctggggcaacaagaacctgtctcaaaaaaaagaaagaaagaagaagaatagaGTCCTCTGGCCTAAATGATGATGCTGGTAGAGTGAAATTGTAACATGAGGAGATACCACGAATAAGAAGATTTATCCATAATTGTAAAATGCacaggtggccaggcatggtagtttatgcctataatcccagcacttggggaggctgtggtggaaggATCGCCtaagcccgggagtttgagactagcctgggcaccatggtgaaacctcatctctacaaattatacaaaacattagccaggcatagtggtgtgtgcctgtaatcccagctacttgggaggcagaggtgggaggattgcttgagcctgggaggccaaggctgcagagcTGTGatgatgtcactgcactccagcctgggcaacagagtgagacctagtctcaaaaaaataaaaggcacaggTTTGCCCCAAATGTGGCACCATCAGCAGAGGAAGGGCATGCCTCATTAGATTATATTAGTGCATTAAGACTGAggagtggccaggcgtggtggctcatgcctgtaatcccagcactttgggaggccgaggtggggggatcatgaggtcaggagatcaagaccacggtgaaaccccgtctctactaaaaatacaaaaaattagccgggcgcggggtggtgggcgcctgtagtctcagctgctggggaggctgaggcaggagaatggcatgaacccaggaggtggagcttgcagtgagccaagatcacaccactgcactccagcctgggcgacagagcaagactctgtctcaaaaaaaaaaaaaaaagactgaggagCAAGGCAAGGCAGACAGTTATTAAAACTGAGAGAATTTAATTTTGAGGGTGCACAAATGCCATCACCAACATTTGTCTCTTCTGATATGACAAGGGATGTCCCTTTTTGTTGGATGCAAGAAATCTTGATCCAAATAGAAATCTGAAGATTGAcagcattatttcattttcatattaattgtttatttatttatatttttttgagacagagtcttgctctgtcacccaggcttgagtacaatggcacgatctcaccttACTGCCAtttccaccttctgggctcaggtgattctcctgcctcagcctcccgagtagtcactatgcttagctaattttgtatttttagtagagtcagggtttcactgtgttggccaggctggtctcaaactcctgacctcaagtgatctgcccgccttggcctcccaaagagctgggaatacaggcatgagccactgtgcctggcccattttcatattaattgtttaaaagaaaattatttgatttgCCTGATGGTGGTAAtcatttctttacaaaaaaaatatatattatttatttatttttagaggtggggtctcaccacgttgcctaggctggttttgaattcgtgggctcaggcagtcctcccagcttggcctcccaaagtgctgggattacaggcatgagccaacacccCCAGCTGGTAATCATTTCATGATGTAaacatacagttgacccttgaacaatttGGGGGTTAGAGGAGCCAACCCCTGTGGAGTGGAAGACCTGACTATAACTTTGACTCCCCCCAAACTTCATTACTAAAGGACTGCTGTTGTTTGGAAACCTTGCTGGTAACGTAAGCAGTAGATtaacacacattatatatattatatgtattatatgctgtattcatataataagctagagaaaataagGGGAAGATATATTAACTATTCATTAAgtgaagtggatcatcataaaacTGTTCATCCTAATCGTCTTCACTTGGAGTAGTCTAAGAGTACGAGTTGGTTTTGCTGTCttggggtggcagaggtggaagaaaagtAAACCTCACAGTTCAAACCTatgttgtttaagggtcaactgtgtatcaaaatatccctttgtacaccttaaatatacatataatttttatttgtcaaccaTACCTTAATAAAGGTGGGggtagaaacatttttaaatgttactttacggattgaaaaaagttttaatgttcttttccCACCTCATTGAGGtacaattgacaaataaaaattgtatatatttatatgttatttgtaaagaataaaggagataatacatataaaggTGCTTAttattagcacagtgcctagacTATACAGATTGAGCATCCCATattcaaaaatttgaaatctgaaatgctccaaaatctgagaCTTTTTGAACACTGACATGACACTCAGAGGAAATGGTTATTggaggattttggattttcagatttgggatgttcAACCAATAAGAAtttacaaatattccaaaatctgaaatcgAAAACACTTCTAGTCCCAAGTATTTCAGATAAGAAATTCTCAACCTGTAATacgtattcaataaatgttcatttccttctctgaaaaaTGCCAATTtggtaaaaagcaaaacaaaaacaagttcaATGTTAAGGCATTATGACTTCAAACGagagtgagagtgtgtgtgttgtTTCTGGGTGGTGGTTGTTTTCCTGTTGGGAGAGACTATATGAGTGTTATGTAAAAATGGATGACTACTTTTTAGATTCTGAATTCATTCCCCTTCTCTTACTTAGTCCCGACATACTGACACTGGACAAGCAAGAGCTTATGTGCTTTTACTAATAACTTctcaatgtttggtttttcagcATCTTGTACAAAACCAAGCTGCCTTTCATCGTGGTCATGAATAAAGTAAGTGTATTCTTCCTGTTGTGATTCACCATTTTTCATCAGAACCTTGTGGTTGGAAGGTTTGGGTGGGTGAGAAAGATTTTTTCAGATGCTGGAGACCAGATTCAGGCTTTACTGAAACAAATTCATAGGCGCTTCGAGAAAATGAATCAACCAAATTGAATGAGCAGTTATTACCAACTCttgtctaaaattattttaggctAGGTAGAGTAGCGCTTCAACCATAGTGTGTAGATTATCCCTCAGAGTCAAGACTGTGTAATTACGAGAGGGACAGCTAGTCTACTGGAAGTGGCAAATTAAAAAACACTAAACTTCTCTGTTGGTTGATGGCTAGGATGCAAGAGACATTTGACTTCAGAGCCTAGAATGTGCTGGTGTCCATTCTGGCCCTGGTTACTTGGCAGTGGATGGTAGAGGGTGAACCAAGAGAATACATATCTTCATTTAATTACACTGACTACACAATGATCGTGGTTCTTTGTGGCTTGTTGCAGTGGAGGGGGAaatagaagcagagaaagaaaatatatggatGATACACTCTTTGCTGTCACCActtaattaaaagaataaattttgtgtttgttgtCTCTGGTTGCTCATAATTGACTTCTCTCTGGTACAGACTGACATCATTGACCACAGCTTTGCAGTGGAATGGATGCAGGATTTTGAGGCTTTCCAAGATGCCTTAAATCAAGAGACTACATATGTCAGTAACCTGACTCGTTCAATGAGCCTGGTGTTAGATGAGTTTTACAGCTCACTCAGGGTAAATTTTCTCTCCTGCTCACACTGACAGCCTCTCCAGATAACCTGTTAACCCATAGGACTGGCTTTGAACCTGGCTGAGAAAGGAAGCTTATTACTTACTGAAAAGTAACTTTTAAAGCATTGCTTATTAAAAATTGTGGAGTGTACAAGAAGAATAAGATAGGGACCCCAACTTCAGAGGTTATAGTCTATTTGGGAGAGAAGGCTACACACAGAATTAAAACATATGATATATTATAGTAAGTACCTTAAGAAAGATTGGAAGTTGGGCCTGATGATGGTGAGGTGGCAGATCGAAATGACAGATTTTGGAGGATATAGCATTAGAGGTATGCTTTGAAGAAGGGTAAGATTTATGTAGGCAAAGGCAGAGTGGGTTAATTGCCCAAGCAAAGGCATAGACAAAGCAGAAAGTGATTTGGCTTGGTTTGTTAGGGAATAGATAATAAGTCCTGTTAATTGTTCAGTcctaattatatcttttttttttttttttcttttttccttttggagagAGTATCTTGCTTTGTtttacccaggccagagtgtagtgacaggatcacagctcactgcagccttgacctcctggtctcaagggatcctcctgcctcagctaccaagcagctaagactataggcatgtgcggtataccatacccagctaattttttacattttgtagagactgggatctcgctgtgttccccaggctagtcttgaatgcTTAGCCTCAAGTgtatctcctgcctcagtctcccaaagtactgggagtataggcatgggccactgcactcaggccatatctttctttttcaatttttttattttccatggaCTTATTTCTGTGACTTTTGACTAGGTGTGCTGTTCTTTTTTAGCCTGGCTTTTTGCCAAAGACTTCTCAAAGTATAAACCTCTCTTACTAAGATTTTATGACATTTGAACAAGTTAAtatacttcattaaaaaatatgtcGCATTTATGATGCTTTTTGGCAGGTGGTGGGTGTCTCTGCTGTTCTGGGTACTGGATTAGATGAACTCTTTGTGCAAGTTACCAGTGCTGCCGAAGAATATGAAAGGTGAGGATAGAGGAAAATTCTATTGATGACATTCTTAATAACCTACAATTCTGATATGAAAGCAGTTTTTCCAGGAGAAGCGTTAAGTTTTCATAATGGATGTATTATATTTGCCTTGCATATCTGTATTGAATCAGATCACACGTAGGGGTAACAAGTtccctttaactttttttttttaatggaagtatAAATCTTCATTGTATTGAGTGATTAAAAGCAGGGATCATCACACTTTTCTGTAAACAGCTAAATAGTAGATATCTCAGGCTTTGTGGAccatacagtctctgttgcaactgctCAAGTCTGCCATTGTAGGACAAAAGCGTCCTTAGACAATTCATAAATGAATGGGCGTGGGTTacagtaaaacattatttatgaaaacaggcAGTAGGCTGGATTTGGCACTAAGGTTGTTGTGAAGACTGAGAAAACATGTATACAGCACTTTTCACAATTGCtgacatatgtatatgtaagcatattttataataaatgttataaCTATTGTCATTGTTAATACTGGAATTCCATTTAACTAAAGGAAAGTGGAGTCAGAGTCCTGTGCACTTTCCTTAGGCCTGTGGCACGATAGCCGGCTTATTAGCGTGTGTCTTTGGCTTCATATTTTGCAAGATCCTAACAACCATATTTTGGTTTTCGGACAcgttattttgattttgattcaTTAGACACAGGGTTGTTATCAGAACCTTAGGATAGACTCTTCTCTGTATCCTTTCACTGTTGGTGTTCAAGTAAAGCACATAATTGTATGTTGCATATCCTGAGCTCAACAGGCTTATCTTTTACTTATCTCAGCCTTTTATCTCAAATGAATGATGAGTTCATCAGTCATGTTCTCACCAGTATTAATCTTTCTAGCCCAGCAGTCAGGATTGTGTCTCCTGGTTCCAAGGTGGGAGTGGGCACCTTGGCTTTTAATTCCATTGGGTAGACTCTGTCAGTGACTAAGATTTGTTACATCTGATATTGAATGAAGtcagatattttattattgtcaGAGTCTTAGGAAAACAGAGGACATAAGGGATGTGGGGAGTGAGTGGGATAGATGATTAAGCAAAGAAATTTAGAAAGTGTTTCTCTTTACAGGGAATATCGTCCTGAATATGAACGTCTGAAAAAATCACTGGTAAGAAGGGAGgctgtttgtatattttaaaagagccattaaaaaaaacccagctcGATCCTGATGACATAAGTGCTTTTGTTTTGGTTAGTaatgtatcttttatttaattaaaaaagttttttgtagctttattgaggtacaatTGACTAATGAAATTTCAGTGTATCTTCTAAATACTTGTTCATTTAAATTTGTACATTTGTATGTATGTTGTCTGGGTGCAGAAAGGCTCCTTAATGTTTCTTCCCTTTCAGAGGTCAATTTAAAACTAGTTCTAGAATTTTGTATAGAGTATGGTGGTGATTCACAACTCCTTTTTTCGTtgttgagaaagggtctcactctgtcacccaggccagagtgcagtggcatgatcacggctcactgcagcctcaaccttttgaaaaaggcttaagcgatcctcccatctcagccacccgagtagctaggacaacatgTATgtaccacatgcctggctaattttattttgtaaatttttgtacagacagggtctcactatgttttccaggcttgtctcaaattcctgagctcctGCGATCCTCCCTGCTGGGCCTCCTgtagtactaggattacaggcgtgagccaccatgcccagccttctcttATCCCAAATGATCGAGTGTCCTGCTTCCATAGGCTCAGTGGATCCTTTGTCTTTGAGCCTTCCTGCTATGTGTACTtcaggtttttgtgtttttttcccgtataataaattttattatatcttttgttttttcattttgtaggCTGGGGATGAATAAAAAGAGTAATGCTTTCTATCTAGGCATTTTGCCTAACCAGTTGAAATGTTCCAGTTTAATTAACAGAGCAGGAGATCCACCCTGGACTGAACTCAACACTTTGGAATTGAGGGTTCTTTTGAAATCTTTTTGTGTTCAGTTTCTGAATCCTTTAAATCAGTCTGCAGAGCTCTCTAGTCTGAACTTCTGCTGTAACCCAGACCCACACTACTTAGTGTTTCTGTCCCTATACCGGACGTCCCTTATCTGCATCAGTTTTTATGTAGCCTCTAGTATTTGTATAATTCTTCATCTCCACTGAGAAGTCTCGCATCTAATTTGGGACTCCTTTTTGAATATGAtgacatttttctctatatatacagGCCAGTGCAGAGAGCCAACGACAGAGAGAACAACTGGAACGCCTTCAAAAAGATATGGGTTCTGTAGCCTTGGATGCAGGGACTGCCAAAGGTATTGGAGGGTTTCTTGGTGTTAGGAACTAAAAAAAGGTTACActtacttatttcc harbors:
- the GPN1 gene encoding GPN-loop GTPase 1 isoform X1; translated protein: MRCLYGQVGGVRRKMAAPAAVAEPQASGGPRHPVCLLVLGMAGSGKTTFVQRLTGHLHAQGTPPYVINLDPAVHEVPFPANIDIRDTVKYKEVMKQYGLGPNGGIVTSLNLFATRFDQVMKFIEKAQNMSKYVLIDTPGQIEVFTWSASGTIITEALASSFPTVVIYVMDTSRSTNPVTFMSNMLYACSILYKTKLPFIVVMNKTDIIDHSFAVEWMQDFEAFQDALNQETTYVSNLTRSMSLVLDEFYSSLRVVGVSAVLGTGLDELFVQVTSAAEEYEREYRPEYERLKKSLASAESQRQREQLERLQKDMGSVALDAGTAKDSVSPVLHPSDLILTRGTLDEEDEEADSDTDDIDHRVTEESHEEPAFQNFMQESMAQYWKRNNK
- the GPN1 gene encoding GPN-loop GTPase 1 isoform X2, encoding MEADCGRVLNLVSRYGLGPNGGIVTSLNLFATRFDQVMKFIEKAQNMSKYVLIDTPGQIEVFTWSASGTIITEALASSFPTVVIYVMDTSRSTNPVTFMSNMLYACSILYKTKLPFIVVMNKTDIIDHSFAVEWMQDFEAFQDALNQETTYVSNLTRSMSLVLDEFYSSLRVVGVSAVLGTGLDELFVQVTSAAEEYEREYRPEYERLKKSLASAESQRQREQLERLQKDMGSVALDAGTAKDSVSPVLHPSDLILTRGTLDEEDEEADSDTDDIDHRVTEESHEEPAFQNFMQESMAQYWKRNNK